A genomic segment from Arcobacter acticola encodes:
- a CDS encoding L-aspartate oxidase, which produces MIYDYIIIGTGVAGLNAARLIPKNKRVLILCKMSTWNCNTFWAQGGIATAVDESDIPAHIKDTLTAGVDYNDKEAVELLSKKSITAIKNLIDAGMKFDKNEEGKLSFTKEAAHSRNRILHADGDATGRIMHLFLLEQCEHAIVTESVVCDLLIKDDICYGVQYFISESEQKVAFAHTTIIASGGVGSIYRYHTNSTANAGEVQGIIAEKNLPLKDMEMMQFHPTVVKGTTFARKPLLSEALRGEGAHIVDENNYRFLFDYHEDGELAPRDVVSRSIFDYNKKTGLGIYLSFETFEKKAFKKRFPNIYANLKDLGYDLPFERVPISPAFHYSMGGIETSLDAKVKGMKNLYAIGEVACTGVHGANRLASNSLLEGLVFSQIAVEDSLENDFKINIEKYDKKIINYIRNKEIDKNIKDNLREIMWTHASIVRDPENLRKSLETIENYLKMGVGRLLYLRLLTAKSILSSALGRKKSLGAHYIKEN; this is translated from the coding sequence ATGATTTATGATTATATAATTATAGGAACAGGTGTTGCTGGGTTAAATGCAGCAAGATTAATACCAAAAAATAAAAGAGTTTTAATTCTATGTAAAATGTCAACATGGAATTGCAACACTTTTTGGGCACAAGGTGGAATAGCAACAGCAGTTGATGAATCTGATATTCCAGCACATATAAAAGATACATTAACAGCAGGTGTTGATTATAATGATAAAGAAGCAGTTGAACTTTTAAGTAAAAAATCAATTACTGCTATTAAAAATTTAATAGATGCTGGAATGAAATTTGATAAAAATGAAGAAGGAAAACTATCTTTTACAAAAGAAGCAGCACATAGTAGAAATAGAATTTTACATGCAGATGGTGATGCAACAGGTAGAATAATGCATTTATTCTTACTTGAGCAATGTGAACATGCAATTGTAACTGAATCTGTAGTTTGTGATTTACTTATAAAAGATGATATTTGTTATGGTGTTCAATATTTTATCAGCGAAAGTGAGCAAAAAGTAGCCTTTGCTCATACTACAATAATAGCAAGCGGTGGAGTAGGTTCTATTTATAGATACCATACAAATTCAACTGCAAATGCAGGAGAAGTTCAAGGAATAATTGCTGAAAAAAATCTTCCTTTAAAAGATATGGAAATGATGCAATTTCATCCAACAGTTGTAAAAGGAACTACCTTTGCAAGGAAACCTCTTTTAAGTGAAGCTTTACGAGGTGAGGGTGCTCATATTGTAGATGAAAATAATTACAGATTTTTATTTGATTATCATGAAGATGGAGAACTAGCTCCAAGAGATGTGGTTAGTCGTTCAATATTTGATTACAATAAAAAAACTGGCTTAGGAATATACTTATCATTTGAAACTTTTGAAAAAAAAGCTTTTAAAAAACGATTTCCAAATATTTATGCAAATCTAAAAGACTTGGGTTATGATTTACCATTTGAGAGAGTTCCTATTAGTCCTGCATTTCATTACTCAATGGGTGGAATTGAAACTTCTTTAGATGCAAAAGTAAAAGGTATGAAAAATCTTTATGCAATAGGTGAAGTTGCATGTACAGGTGTTCATGGTGCAAATAGATTAGCATCTAATTCTTTACTTGAAGGTTTGGTATTTTCTCAAATTGCTGTTGAAGATTCATTAGAAAATGATTTTAAAATAAATATAGAAAAATATGATAAAAAAATTATTAATTATATAAGAAATAAAGAGATAGATAAAAATATAAAAGACAATCTAAGAGAAATCATGTGGACTCATGCCTCTATTGTAAGAGACCCTGAAAATTTGAGAAAATCTTTAGAAACTATAGAAAACTATTTAAAAATGGGTGTTGGAAGATTACTTTATTTAAGGCTACTTACGGCAAAATCTATTTTAAGTTCTGCGTTAGGGAGAAAAAAATCTCTTGGCGCACATTATATTAAGGAGAATTAA
- the nhaD gene encoding sodium:proton antiporter NhaD has translation MLKVIMTLLLGSLSLFASSASTTEIPDLTMTWVGFATLLIFVVGYYFVAAEEKYAIDKAKPALFIGTFMFMLVALYYSLNGLDMDLVHTQAQHLILEIAEIFFFLFVAMTYIESLLHMGVFDTLKYNLISKGYTYRKLFWVTGILAFFISPIADNLTTALILSTVLITIEKTRKDFLVPGAINIVVAANAGGAWSPFGDITTLMAWTAGKGVFTDFLFLFPSAILGYLITAFLLSKFVPNVVPDFDATKEVKPKMHEGAKVVMALGVFTIFCAVMSHQVLHLPAMWGMMFGLSLVKVYAYGLKKKYGHDHFNIFHSMAKIENNTLMFFFGILAAVGALYFVGWLALAAIVYDPNVLGPTWSNIGVGFLSAIVDNVPVMSAILKANPTMGLDQWMLVTLTAGVGGSLISFGSAAGVGVMGKLHGIYTFGSHMKYAWTILLGYIVSCSVWYLQYEVLGISH, from the coding sequence ATGTTAAAAGTTATTATGACTTTACTGCTGGGTTCATTGTCTTTATTTGCTAGTTCTGCAAGTACGACAGAAATACCTGACTTAACTATGACATGGGTTGGTTTTGCAACTTTACTTATATTTGTTGTTGGGTATTATTTTGTAGCTGCTGAGGAAAAATATGCTATTGATAAAGCAAAACCTGCTTTATTTATTGGTACGTTTATGTTTATGTTAGTGGCACTTTACTATTCATTAAATGGTTTAGATATGGATTTAGTTCATACTCAAGCACAACATTTGATTTTAGAGATTGCTGAAATCTTCTTCTTCTTATTTGTTGCAATGACTTATATTGAGTCATTATTACATATGGGAGTATTTGATACTTTAAAATATAATCTTATTTCAAAAGGTTATACGTATAGAAAGTTATTTTGGGTTACTGGTATCTTAGCATTCTTTATTTCACCAATTGCTGATAACTTAACAACTGCACTTATTTTATCAACTGTTTTAATTACTATTGAAAAAACAAGAAAAGATTTCTTAGTACCAGGTGCTATTAATATCGTTGTTGCTGCAAATGCAGGTGGTGCTTGGTCTCCATTTGGTGATATTACTACACTTATGGCATGGACAGCAGGAAAAGGTGTATTTACTGACTTTTTATTCTTATTCCCATCGGCAATTTTAGGATATTTAATAACTGCGTTTTTACTATCTAAATTTGTTCCAAATGTTGTTCCTGATTTTGATGCTACAAAAGAAGTTAAACCTAAAATGCATGAAGGTGCAAAAGTTGTAATGGCTCTTGGAGTATTTACTATTTTCTGTGCGGTTATGTCTCATCAAGTTTTACATTTACCTGCAATGTGGGGTATGATGTTTGGTTTATCATTAGTAAAAGTTTATGCTTACGGTTTAAAGAAAAAGTATGGACATGATCATTTCAACATTTTCCATTCAATGGCTAAAATTGAAAACAATACATTAATGTTCTTCTTTGGTATTTTAGCAGCAGTTGGTGCTTTATACTTTGTTGGATGGTTAGCATTAGCTGCTATTGTATATGATCCAAATGTTTTAGGTCCAACATGGTCAAATATTGGAGTTGGTTTTTTATCAGCGATTGTTGATAATGTTCCTGTAATGTCTGCAATTCTTAAAGCAAATCCTACAATGGGACTTGATCAATGGATGTTAGTTACTTTAACAGCTGGAGTTGGTGGTTCATTAATTTCATTTGGAAGTGCTGCTGGTGTTGGAGTTATGGGTAAATTACATGGTATTTATACTTTTGGTTCACATATGAAATATGCTTGGACGATATTACTTGGTTATATTGTTTCTTGTAGTGTATGGTATTTACAATATGAAGTTTTAGGTATTTCACACTAG